In the genome of Telluria beijingensis, one region contains:
- a CDS encoding RNA polymerase sigma factor: protein MTGKVEDTIAAVWRIESGRINGSVARIVRDVGLAEELAQDALVAALERWPRDGIPDRPGAWLLTAARNGAFDLLRRDRSLREKLEQIGLDLEAQEALIVPDFVDDLDAKARDVVKDDLLRLMFTACHPVLSLDARLALTLKLLGGLATGEIARAFLVPESTMAQRIVRAKRTLGEAKVPFELPPPSELGERLGAVLEAVYLIFNEGYTATSGDDWMRPSLVDEALRLGRILAELAPNEAEVHGLVALMELQASRMAARLDGAKRPVLLLDQDRARWDGVLVRRGLAALERAARLGQPRASYLLQAEIAACHARAHRAELTDWRRIADLYGELTVVQPSPVVELNRAVAVGMADGPAAGLALVDRLQKDGRLDGYHWLPSVRGDLLFKLGRRPEARAEFERAAALTANAAERELLLARVRDAADA from the coding sequence ATGACGGGCAAGGTCGAAGACACCATCGCGGCGGTGTGGCGGATCGAATCCGGCCGCATCAATGGCAGCGTGGCGCGCATCGTGCGCGACGTCGGGCTGGCCGAGGAGCTGGCCCAGGACGCGCTGGTGGCGGCGCTCGAGCGCTGGCCGCGCGATGGGATCCCGGACCGTCCCGGCGCCTGGCTGCTGACGGCCGCGCGCAACGGCGCCTTCGACCTGCTGCGACGCGACCGCAGCCTGCGCGAGAAACTCGAACAGATCGGCCTCGACCTCGAGGCCCAGGAGGCGCTGATCGTGCCCGACTTCGTGGATGACCTGGATGCCAAGGCGCGCGACGTCGTCAAGGACGACCTGCTGCGCCTGATGTTCACCGCATGCCACCCGGTGCTGTCGCTCGACGCCCGGCTGGCGCTGACGCTCAAGCTGCTGGGCGGCCTGGCCACCGGCGAGATCGCGCGCGCCTTCCTGGTCCCCGAGAGCACCATGGCGCAGCGCATCGTGCGCGCCAAGCGCACCCTAGGCGAGGCGAAAGTGCCATTCGAACTGCCGCCCCCAAGCGAACTGGGCGAACGCCTGGGCGCGGTGCTGGAGGCCGTCTACCTGATCTTTAATGAGGGCTATACCGCCACCTCCGGTGACGACTGGATGCGTCCCTCTCTAGTCGACGAGGCGCTGCGCCTGGGCCGCATCCTGGCCGAACTGGCGCCCAACGAAGCCGAGGTGCACGGCCTGGTGGCGCTGATGGAACTGCAGGCCTCGCGCATGGCGGCGCGCCTGGATGGCGCCAAACGGCCGGTGCTGCTGCTGGACCAGGACCGCGCGCGCTGGGACGGCGTGCTGGTGCGGCGCGGGCTCGCCGCCCTCGAACGCGCGGCGCGCCTCGGCCAACCACGTGCCTCCTATCTGCTGCAGGCCGAGATCGCCGCCTGCCATGCACGCGCCCACCGTGCCGAACTAACCGACTGGCGCCGCATCGCCGACCTGTACGGCGAGCTGACAGTGGTCCAGCCTTCGCCGGTGGTCGAACTCAACCGCGCGGTGGCGGTCGGCATGGCCGACGGTCCCGCGGCCGGGCTGGCGCTGGTCGACCGCCTGCAAAAGGATGGCCGGCTGGACGGCTACCACTGGCTGCCGAGCGTGCGCGGCGACCTGCTGTTCAAGCTCGGCCGCCGGCCCGAGGCACGCGCCGAATTCGAACGCGCCGCCGCCCTCACCGCCAACGCGGCCGAGCGCGAACTGCTGCTGGCGCGGGTGCGCGACGCGGCCGACGCCTGA
- a CDS encoding VOC family protein, whose protein sequence is MSNQQIYVNLPVKNLERSKAFFAALGFDFNPQFSDDNAACMIVSHDHIYVMLLVEPFFQTFIDKKIADARTSTEVLLCLSRDSRAAVDETVAKALAAGGSAPRAPQDHGFMYQHSFEDLDGHIWELAYMESMPPSEGQ, encoded by the coding sequence ATGAGCAACCAGCAAATCTACGTCAACCTCCCGGTCAAGAATCTCGAACGCAGCAAGGCGTTCTTCGCCGCCCTCGGCTTCGACTTCAATCCCCAGTTCAGCGACGACAACGCCGCCTGCATGATCGTCAGCCACGACCATATCTACGTAATGCTGCTGGTCGAGCCCTTCTTCCAGACCTTCATCGACAAGAAGATCGCCGACGCCCGCACCAGCACCGAAGTGCTGCTGTGCCTGTCGCGCGACAGCCGCGCCGCGGTCGACGAGACCGTCGCCAAGGCCCTGGCGGCGGGCGGCAGCGCGCCGCGCGCGCCGCAGGACCACGGCTTCATGTACCAGCATTCGTTCGAAGACCTCGACGGCCACATCTGGGAACTGGCGTATATGGAAAGCATGCCGCCGAGCGAAGGGCAATGA
- a CDS encoding YciI family protein — MRFMIIVKASAASEAGEMPQESLLAEMNDYHQELARAGVLLDGNGLKPTSQGWRIRYEGGERRVVDGPFTETKELIAGYTLIQVRSREEALEWTRRFPNPRGPGLEAEIEVRQVFELDDFAPSETIDRMRAQQD, encoded by the coding sequence ATGCGTTTCATGATCATCGTCAAGGCCAGCGCCGCGTCCGAAGCGGGAGAGATGCCGCAAGAGTCGCTGCTCGCCGAAATGAACGACTACCACCAGGAGCTGGCGCGCGCCGGCGTCCTCCTCGACGGCAACGGGCTCAAGCCGACCAGCCAGGGCTGGCGCATCCGCTACGAAGGCGGCGAGCGGCGCGTCGTCGACGGCCCGTTTACCGAGACCAAGGAGCTGATCGCCGGCTACACCCTGATCCAGGTCCGCTCGCGCGAGGAGGCGCTGGAATGGACGCGCCGCTTCCCCAACCCGCGCGGCCCGGGCCTGGAAGCCGAAATCGAAGTGCGCCAGGTGTTCGAACTCGATGACTTCGCCCCATCCGAGACCATCGACCGCATGCGTGCACAACAAGACTGA
- a CDS encoding YciI family protein encodes MPHMLLIHEPIGQRAARSDAEGRATYERMLRWGEDLKERGLLLAAESLASTDTAVRVSVPAGKARIVDGPFAEAKEMVGGFFMVDVDSREEAVRLAAECPAAEWATVEVRALAPCFMR; translated from the coding sequence ATGCCCCATATGCTGCTCATCCACGAGCCCATCGGCCAACGCGCCGCCCGCAGCGACGCCGAAGGACGCGCCACCTACGAGCGCATGCTGCGCTGGGGCGAAGACCTGAAGGAACGCGGCCTGCTGCTGGCGGCCGAATCGCTGGCATCCACCGATACTGCGGTCCGCGTGAGCGTCCCCGCCGGCAAGGCGCGCATCGTCGACGGCCCGTTCGCCGAGGCCAAGGAAATGGTGGGCGGCTTCTTCATGGTCGACGTCGACTCGCGCGAGGAGGCGGTCCGCCTGGCCGCCGAGTGCCCGGCCGCCGAATGGGCGACGGTCGAGGTGCGCGCACTGGCCCCCTGCTTCATGCGCTAG
- a CDS encoding PhoH family protein, which translates to MPLPKMPTQPATMLLAKDYPKAEPGKSPVRPVSAQANDDVEDLISGQAVPTPKSRARRKASDTLAAAQAPVSIPAVAPAAVAANEASTEAPVNRKPAKTAKPAAAPVSAKLRESDADQPHPAKHKPVEVGIKSSTSRKADRSGTTKVFVLDTNVLMHDPTSLFRFEEHDVYLPMMTLEELDNHKKGMSEVARNARQVSRTLDALIANVDDDAIESGIPLSKLGNKDAKGRLLFQTRLTSAALPEGLPSGKADNQILGVVRALEQQMAGRAIVLVSKDINMRIKARAIGLPAEDYFNDHVLEDTDLLYSGIVQLPDDFWDQHGQDVESWQENKNGTSATYYRVTGPLIPTLLANQFVFLEPKDGQSPLYAQVKSINGKTAVLQTLRDYSHNKNNVWGITARNREQNFALNLLMNPEVDFVTLLGQAGTGKTLLALAAGLAQVLETKLYNEIIVTRVTVPVGEDIGFLPGTEEEKMSPWMGAFDDNLEVLMKSDGDAGDWGRAATQDLIRSRIKIKSLNFMRGRTFVNKFLIIDEAQNLTPKQMKTLVTRAGPGTKILCLGNIAQIDTPYLTEGSSGLTYVVDRFKGWSHGGHVTLARGERSRLADHASDVL; encoded by the coding sequence ATGCCACTGCCAAAGATGCCTACCCAGCCAGCGACCATGCTGCTGGCAAAAGATTACCCCAAGGCCGAACCCGGCAAATCGCCGGTACGTCCCGTCTCGGCCCAGGCCAACGACGACGTCGAGGACCTGATCAGCGGCCAGGCCGTGCCGACGCCGAAATCGCGCGCACGCCGCAAGGCTTCCGATACCCTGGCCGCCGCCCAGGCGCCCGTTTCCATTCCAGCGGTGGCGCCAGCCGCCGTCGCCGCCAATGAGGCGAGCACCGAGGCCCCGGTCAACCGCAAGCCCGCTAAAACCGCGAAGCCCGCCGCCGCGCCTGTCAGCGCCAAGCTGCGCGAGAGCGACGCCGATCAACCGCATCCGGCAAAGCACAAGCCGGTCGAAGTCGGCATCAAGTCGTCCACCAGCCGCAAGGCCGACCGTTCCGGCACCACCAAGGTGTTCGTGCTCGACACCAATGTGCTGATGCATGACCCGACCTCGCTGTTCCGCTTCGAGGAGCACGACGTCTACCTGCCGATGATGACGCTCGAAGAGCTGGACAACCACAAGAAAGGCATGTCCGAAGTCGCGCGCAATGCACGCCAGGTCTCGCGCACGCTCGACGCCCTGATCGCCAACGTCGACGACGATGCGATCGAGTCCGGCATCCCGCTGTCCAAGCTGGGCAACAAGGACGCCAAGGGGCGCCTCTTGTTCCAGACCCGCCTGACCAGCGCCGCCCTGCCCGAGGGCCTGCCGTCGGGCAAGGCCGACAACCAGATCCTGGGCGTCGTGCGCGCGCTCGAGCAGCAGATGGCGGGCCGCGCCATCGTACTGGTGTCGAAAGACATCAATATGCGCATCAAGGCGCGCGCCATCGGCCTGCCGGCCGAGGATTACTTCAACGACCACGTGCTGGAAGACACCGACCTGCTGTACTCGGGCATCGTCCAGCTGCCGGACGACTTCTGGGACCAGCACGGCCAGGACGTCGAATCCTGGCAGGAGAACAAGAACGGCACCTCGGCCACTTATTACCGCGTGACTGGCCCCTTGATCCCGACCCTGCTGGCGAACCAGTTCGTGTTCCTCGAGCCGAAGGATGGCCAGTCGCCGCTGTACGCCCAGGTCAAGTCGATCAACGGCAAGACCGCGGTGCTGCAGACCCTGCGCGACTATAGCCACAACAAGAACAATGTGTGGGGCATCACGGCGCGCAACCGCGAGCAGAACTTCGCCCTCAACCTGCTCATGAACCCGGAAGTCGACTTCGTCACCCTGCTGGGCCAGGCCGGTACCGGCAAGACCCTGCTGGCGCTGGCGGCCGGCCTGGCGCAGGTACTCGAGACCAAGCTCTACAACGAGATCATCGTCACCCGCGTGACGGTGCCGGTGGGCGAGGACATCGGCTTCCTGCCGGGTACCGAGGAAGAAAAGATGTCGCCATGGATGGGCGCCTTCGACGACAACCTCGAGGTGCTCATGAAGTCCGACGGCGATGCCGGCGACTGGGGCCGCGCCGCCACGCAAGACCTGATCCGCTCGCGCATCAAGATCAAGTCGCTCAACTTCATGCGCGGCCGCACGTTCGTGAACAAGTTCCTCATCATCGACGAGGCGCAGAACCTGACGCCGAAACAGATGAAGACCCTGGTCACGCGCGCCGGTCCCGGCACCAAGATCCTGTGCCTGGGCAATATCGCGCAGATCGACACGCCTTACCTCACCGAAGGTTCGAGCGGCCTGACCTATGTGGTCGACCGCTTCAAGGGCTGGAGCCATGGCGGCCACGTGACCCTGGCGCGCGGCGAGCGCTCGCGCCTGGCCGACCACGCCAGCGACGTGCTGTGA